Proteins found in one Anopheles aquasalis chromosome 3, idAnoAquaMG_Q_19, whole genome shotgun sequence genomic segment:
- the LOC126578963 gene encoding lysophospholipid acyltransferase 6 isoform X1, giving the protein MQQPLANIIGANAYYDGSRVFTWLADMCGLSVDLVNFLITQFLALILASAFRSYLHPSKVTASTRHAIGLVIGLFFGYFCFGQQAIHIAGLPAVCYVVIRTQNPQFVQRIVMVVALIYLSCIHLHRQYYDYGSYSLDITGPLMIITQKVTSLAFSIHDGFTREIKDLTASQQQHAIRKLPSALEFFSYTLHFQGLMAGPLVFYKDYIDFIEGCHILKQASASAKYDIDKKIVHEPSPVKAVVKKVIASLVCALIFIKFATIYPIKAMKDDGFMKNSGFFFSLWYMMMATTAVRFKYYFAWLMADAICNNSGLGFNGYDERDGVTPRWDMLSNIQVLEFEFGTNFRNCINAWNAGTNRWLRMVVFERVPKRYGTFLTFSLSALWHGFYPGYYMTFATGALIVVAARTARKLFREPFQRTPATRTLYDVVTCLVTRVFMGYATFPFVLLDFRASLDMYLNVFMCLHLVALITVFVLSKFVPRGKGRQPSAERSRSKVKLVAEDDQTSQHRQHEKAEAAEKLLESATPLAVESEAILMNGDRGTTAGPTTVPGSSQIRYRGENGRRQERPLLSVTTEHPISASSSNHKKTDEQLSTEDNNNSATSNSSNTLITAPANVGNGKSPKPTRERIKEKLEQETRNFEEFIDKTVTGFVELKDDLMRMNDSNMSGLYIPRKVNGSAANGGHGISNGETGDILNSSANGTTATATTTSTSGAFLKKEIDALNAAVQQANVLPAVLSNGHAK; this is encoded by the exons ATGCAACAACCTCTAGCCAACATCATCGGGGCGAATGCCTACTACGATGGAAGCCGCGTCTTCACCTGGCTTGCGGACATGTGCGGCCTCTCCGTGGACTTG GTGAACTTCCTCATCACACAGTTTCTGGCCCTGATCCTGGCATCCGCATTCCGCTCTTACCTGCACCCCTCGAAGGTGACGGCCAGTACACGGCACGCGATCGGGTTGGTGATCGGACTGTTCTTTGGCTACTTCTGCTTTGGCCAGCAAGCGATCCACATCGCGGGACTACCAGCCGTTTGCTATGTCGTCATACGGACACAGAACCCCCAGTTCGTCCAGCG GATCGTCATGGTTGTGGCCCTTATCTATCTGTCGTGCATTCATCTGCACCGGCAGTATTACGATTATGGTTCATACTCGCTCGACATTACCGGTCCGCTGATGATCATCACGCAGAAGGTGACCAGCCTGGCATTCAGCATTCACGATGGGTTTACGCGCGAGATCAAGGATCTGACGGcgagccagcaacagcacgccATCCGGAAGCTTCCCTCGGCGCTCGAGTTCTTCTCCTACACCCTTCACTTCCAGGGTCTGATGGCCGGTCCGCTCGTTTTCTACAAGGACTACATCGACTTCATCGAGGGATGCCACATCCTGAAGCAAGCGTCCGCGAGT GCCAAGTACGATATCGACAAGAAGATCGTCCATGAACCTTCGCCGGTGAAAGCTGTCGTGAAGAAGGTGATTGCCAGTCTGGTGTGTGCCCTGATCTTCATCAAATTTGCGACGATATATCCCATCAAAGCTATGAAAG ATGATGGCTTTATGAAAAATTCCggatttttcttctcgctgtggtacatgatgatggccacgacGGCGGTCCGCTTCAAGTACTACTTTGCCTGGCTGATGGCTGACGCGATCTGCAACAACTCCGGGCTCGGGTTTAACGGGTATGACGAGCGGGATGGTGTGACGCCCCGCTGGGACATGCTGTCCAACATTCAGGTGCTTGAGTTCGAGTTCGGCACCAACTTCCGTAACTGTATCAACGCGTGGAACGCCGGCACGAATCGCTGGCtgcggatggtggtgttcGAGCGTGTCCCGAAGCGGTACGGTACGTTCCTGACCTTCAGCCTGAGCGCTCTCTGGCACGGGTTCTATCCCGGCTACTACATGACCTTTGCAACCGGGGCGTTGATCGTGGTCGCAGCCCGTACCGCCCGGAAGCTGTTCCGGGAGCCATTCCAGCGTACGCCCGCCACTCGTACCCTCTACGATGTGGTGACCTGTCTGGTAACGCGCGTCTTCATGGGGTACGCCACGTTTCCGTTCGTTTTACTCGACTTTAGGGCTAGTCTCGATATGTACCTGAATGTGTTTATGTGCCTTCATCTAGTCGCTTTGATCACTGTATTTGTTTTATCGAAATTTGTACCGCGCGGCAAGGGCAGACAGCCCAGTGCCGAACGAAGCCGCTCGAAGGTGAAGCTAGTGGCCGAGGATGACCAGACCtcgcagcatcgccagcacgAGAAAGCGGAGGCAGCGGAAAAGCTGCTCGAGAGCGCGACACCGCTCGCCGTTGAATCAGAAGCAATTCTAATGAATGGTGACCGTGGAACCACCGCTGGCCCAACCACTGTCCCCGGCTCGTCGCAGATCAGATACCGGGGTGAAAATGGTCGCCGACAGGAGCGCCCGCTGCTATCCGTAACCACCGAACACCCGATCagtgcaagcagcagcaaccacaaaaaGACTGACGAACAATTGTCCACcgaggacaacaacaacagtgccaccagcaacagcagcaacactctcATCACGGCACCCGCTAACGTTGGTAATGGCAAGAGTCCGAAACCAACGCGGGAACGTATCAAGGAGAAGCTTGAGCAGGAGACGCGCAATTTCGAAGAATTCATCGACAAAACGGTAACAGGCTTCGTCGAGCTGAAGGACGATCTGATGCGCATGAACGATAGCAACATGAGTGGCCTGTACATTCCTCGCAAGGTCAATGGGAGCGCGGCGAACGGTGGTCACGGTATCAGCAACGGAGAAACGGGAGATATCCTGAACAGTTCCGCTAATGGAaccaccgctaccgccaccaccaccagcactagtGGTGCGTTCctgaaaaaggaaatcgatgCCCTCAATGCGGCGGTACAGCAGGCCAATGTATTGCCGGCGGTTCTAAGCAACGGGCACGCCAAGTAA
- the LOC126578963 gene encoding lysophospholipid acyltransferase 6 isoform X2: MDYAEEAVPGDAALLERIRAYLVEIGVIKYVNFLITQFLALILASAFRSYLHPSKVTASTRHAIGLVIGLFFGYFCFGQQAIHIAGLPAVCYVVIRTQNPQFVQRIVMVVALIYLSCIHLHRQYYDYGSYSLDITGPLMIITQKVTSLAFSIHDGFTREIKDLTASQQQHAIRKLPSALEFFSYTLHFQGLMAGPLVFYKDYIDFIEGCHILKQASASAKYDIDKKIVHEPSPVKAVVKKVIASLVCALIFIKFATIYPIKAMKDDGFMKNSGFFFSLWYMMMATTAVRFKYYFAWLMADAICNNSGLGFNGYDERDGVTPRWDMLSNIQVLEFEFGTNFRNCINAWNAGTNRWLRMVVFERVPKRYGTFLTFSLSALWHGFYPGYYMTFATGALIVVAARTARKLFREPFQRTPATRTLYDVVTCLVTRVFMGYATFPFVLLDFRASLDMYLNVFMCLHLVALITVFVLSKFVPRGKGRQPSAERSRSKVKLVAEDDQTSQHRQHEKAEAAEKLLESATPLAVESEAILMNGDRGTTAGPTTVPGSSQIRYRGENGRRQERPLLSVTTEHPISASSSNHKKTDEQLSTEDNNNSATSNSSNTLITAPANVGNGKSPKPTRERIKEKLEQETRNFEEFIDKTVTGFVELKDDLMRMNDSNMSGLYIPRKVNGSAANGGHGISNGETGDILNSSANGTTATATTTSTSGAFLKKEIDALNAAVQQANVLPAVLSNGHAK, translated from the exons ATGGATTACGCAGAAGAGGCAGTACCCGGCGATGCAGCGCTACTTGAGCGAATCCGTGCCTATCTAGTCGAGATTGGAGTAATAAAATAT GTGAACTTCCTCATCACACAGTTTCTGGCCCTGATCCTGGCATCCGCATTCCGCTCTTACCTGCACCCCTCGAAGGTGACGGCCAGTACACGGCACGCGATCGGGTTGGTGATCGGACTGTTCTTTGGCTACTTCTGCTTTGGCCAGCAAGCGATCCACATCGCGGGACTACCAGCCGTTTGCTATGTCGTCATACGGACACAGAACCCCCAGTTCGTCCAGCG GATCGTCATGGTTGTGGCCCTTATCTATCTGTCGTGCATTCATCTGCACCGGCAGTATTACGATTATGGTTCATACTCGCTCGACATTACCGGTCCGCTGATGATCATCACGCAGAAGGTGACCAGCCTGGCATTCAGCATTCACGATGGGTTTACGCGCGAGATCAAGGATCTGACGGcgagccagcaacagcacgccATCCGGAAGCTTCCCTCGGCGCTCGAGTTCTTCTCCTACACCCTTCACTTCCAGGGTCTGATGGCCGGTCCGCTCGTTTTCTACAAGGACTACATCGACTTCATCGAGGGATGCCACATCCTGAAGCAAGCGTCCGCGAGT GCCAAGTACGATATCGACAAGAAGATCGTCCATGAACCTTCGCCGGTGAAAGCTGTCGTGAAGAAGGTGATTGCCAGTCTGGTGTGTGCCCTGATCTTCATCAAATTTGCGACGATATATCCCATCAAAGCTATGAAAG ATGATGGCTTTATGAAAAATTCCggatttttcttctcgctgtggtacatgatgatggccacgacGGCGGTCCGCTTCAAGTACTACTTTGCCTGGCTGATGGCTGACGCGATCTGCAACAACTCCGGGCTCGGGTTTAACGGGTATGACGAGCGGGATGGTGTGACGCCCCGCTGGGACATGCTGTCCAACATTCAGGTGCTTGAGTTCGAGTTCGGCACCAACTTCCGTAACTGTATCAACGCGTGGAACGCCGGCACGAATCGCTGGCtgcggatggtggtgttcGAGCGTGTCCCGAAGCGGTACGGTACGTTCCTGACCTTCAGCCTGAGCGCTCTCTGGCACGGGTTCTATCCCGGCTACTACATGACCTTTGCAACCGGGGCGTTGATCGTGGTCGCAGCCCGTACCGCCCGGAAGCTGTTCCGGGAGCCATTCCAGCGTACGCCCGCCACTCGTACCCTCTACGATGTGGTGACCTGTCTGGTAACGCGCGTCTTCATGGGGTACGCCACGTTTCCGTTCGTTTTACTCGACTTTAGGGCTAGTCTCGATATGTACCTGAATGTGTTTATGTGCCTTCATCTAGTCGCTTTGATCACTGTATTTGTTTTATCGAAATTTGTACCGCGCGGCAAGGGCAGACAGCCCAGTGCCGAACGAAGCCGCTCGAAGGTGAAGCTAGTGGCCGAGGATGACCAGACCtcgcagcatcgccagcacgAGAAAGCGGAGGCAGCGGAAAAGCTGCTCGAGAGCGCGACACCGCTCGCCGTTGAATCAGAAGCAATTCTAATGAATGGTGACCGTGGAACCACCGCTGGCCCAACCACTGTCCCCGGCTCGTCGCAGATCAGATACCGGGGTGAAAATGGTCGCCGACAGGAGCGCCCGCTGCTATCCGTAACCACCGAACACCCGATCagtgcaagcagcagcaaccacaaaaaGACTGACGAACAATTGTCCACcgaggacaacaacaacagtgccaccagcaacagcagcaacactctcATCACGGCACCCGCTAACGTTGGTAATGGCAAGAGTCCGAAACCAACGCGGGAACGTATCAAGGAGAAGCTTGAGCAGGAGACGCGCAATTTCGAAGAATTCATCGACAAAACGGTAACAGGCTTCGTCGAGCTGAAGGACGATCTGATGCGCATGAACGATAGCAACATGAGTGGCCTGTACATTCCTCGCAAGGTCAATGGGAGCGCGGCGAACGGTGGTCACGGTATCAGCAACGGAGAAACGGGAGATATCCTGAACAGTTCCGCTAATGGAaccaccgctaccgccaccaccaccagcactagtGGTGCGTTCctgaaaaaggaaatcgatgCCCTCAATGCGGCGGTACAGCAGGCCAATGTATTGCCGGCGGTTCTAAGCAACGGGCACGCCAAGTAA